In Amycolatopsis sp. EV170708-02-1, the following are encoded in one genomic region:
- the rsmI gene encoding 16S rRNA (cytidine(1402)-2'-O)-methyltransferase translates to MTEGRLVLAATPLGDVRDASPRLSEALATADVIAAEDTRRLRSLTAALDVSPVGRVVSFYEDVETARLPKLLESLQAGETVLLVTDAGMPSVSDPGFRLVAACVEAEVPVTCLPGPSAVTTALALSGLPCDRFCFEGFAPRKPGERAKWLGSLKDEPRTAVFFESPHRLASTLADAADVLGPERRAAVCRELTKTYEEVKRGNLPDLAAWAAEGVKGEITVVLAGAPPRSVSVEDLVSEVSSRVSAGERLKSAAAEVAEAAGVSKKELYDAVLASRKR, encoded by the coding sequence ATGACCGAAGGACGCCTCGTGCTGGCAGCCACCCCGCTCGGAGACGTCCGTGACGCTTCGCCGCGCCTGTCCGAAGCCCTCGCGACGGCCGACGTGATCGCCGCCGAAGACACCCGGCGCCTGCGCTCCCTCACAGCGGCTCTCGACGTCTCACCGGTCGGACGCGTCGTCAGCTTCTACGAGGACGTCGAGACCGCCCGTCTGCCGAAGCTGCTCGAATCGCTTCAAGCCGGTGAGACGGTGCTCCTGGTGACCGACGCGGGGATGCCGAGCGTCTCGGATCCCGGGTTCCGCCTGGTGGCGGCCTGCGTCGAGGCGGAGGTGCCGGTGACCTGCCTGCCCGGCCCGTCCGCGGTGACCACGGCGCTCGCGCTGTCCGGCCTGCCCTGCGACCGTTTCTGTTTCGAAGGTTTCGCTCCGCGCAAGCCCGGTGAACGGGCGAAATGGCTCGGTTCGCTGAAGGACGAGCCCCGTACGGCCGTGTTCTTCGAGTCGCCGCATCGCCTCGCGAGCACGCTCGCCGACGCCGCCGACGTCCTGGGCCCCGAGCGTCGCGCCGCCGTTTGCCGCGAATTGACCAAAACCTACGAAGAGGTCAAACGCGGCAATCTGCCGGATTTGGCCGCTTGGGCCGCCGAAGGGGTCAAAGGCGAGATCACCGTCGTTCTGGCGGGCGCGCCGCCGCGCTCGGTGAGCGTCGAGGACCTGGTCTCGGAGGTCTCTTCGCGGGTCTCGGCAGGTGAACGCCTCAAATCCGCCGCCGCCGAGGTCGCCGAGGCGGCCGGGGTGTCGAAGAAGGAGCTCTACGACGCGGTTCTCGCTTCCCGCAAGCGCTAG
- a CDS encoding dolichyl-phosphate-mannose--protein mannosyltransferase — protein sequence MTALLTRDNESVRPDPVDSLRPPNDREATLLGRGMPTDRLRGWIVTLVLTLIGGIVRIQNLGTPTDKGTPVFDEKHYVPQAWQMLRNGGYEDNYGYELIVHPPLAKHLIAIGEWLFGYNAWGWRIMPALAGTLIVLLTIRIARRLTRSTLLGAVAGILVISDGVLHLQSRMGMLDIFIALFVLAAFACLLCDRDQVRRRLAVAVREGWIDESRFGPKLGFRWWRFAGGLMIGLTFGVKWSALYYIAAFGLLTVFFDVAARRAAGVQRPWVGTLRRDVLPALWAIVVIPILVYFACYWAWFASETATDRNYVAIKDIDPGFWAWMPPALRSLGDYSMNVLDFHANLVTPKDKPHPWESKPWTWPMGLRPMLYAYAGGTDATGCGESTCVRATMLIGTPAMWWLALPMLGWSVWRSVFRADWRYAAVLVGYLAGFLPWFTNLDRQMYYFYATPLAPFLVLGLTLVLGQILGSAKRGFERRGTGLLVVALYVGLVVANFAWLWPILNGNAITNEHWNAELWLPSWK from the coding sequence GTGACCGCACTGCTGACCCGCGACAACGAGAGCGTGCGGCCGGATCCGGTCGACTCGCTCAGGCCACCGAACGACCGGGAGGCCACCCTCCTCGGCCGCGGCATGCCGACGGACCGTCTGCGCGGCTGGATCGTCACGCTGGTGCTGACGCTCATCGGCGGCATCGTCCGGATCCAGAACCTGGGAACGCCCACGGACAAGGGCACCCCCGTCTTCGACGAGAAGCACTACGTCCCGCAGGCGTGGCAGATGCTGCGCAACGGCGGTTACGAGGACAACTACGGCTACGAGCTGATCGTCCACCCGCCGCTGGCGAAGCATCTCATCGCGATCGGCGAGTGGCTGTTCGGCTACAACGCCTGGGGCTGGCGGATCATGCCGGCGCTGGCAGGCACGCTGATCGTGCTCCTCACCATCCGGATCGCCCGGCGGCTCACGCGGTCGACACTGCTCGGTGCGGTCGCCGGAATCCTGGTGATCAGCGACGGCGTCCTGCACCTGCAGTCACGTATGGGCATGCTCGACATCTTCATCGCGTTGTTCGTCCTCGCCGCGTTCGCCTGTCTGCTGTGCGACCGCGACCAGGTGCGGCGACGGCTCGCCGTGGCCGTCCGCGAAGGCTGGATCGACGAATCCCGGTTCGGCCCGAAGCTGGGTTTCCGGTGGTGGAGGTTCGCCGGCGGCCTGATGATCGGGCTGACCTTCGGCGTCAAATGGTCGGCGCTCTACTACATCGCCGCCTTCGGGCTGCTCACCGTCTTCTTCGACGTCGCCGCCCGCCGGGCGGCCGGCGTGCAGCGGCCATGGGTCGGCACGCTGCGCCGCGACGTGCTACCCGCGCTGTGGGCGATCGTCGTCATCCCGATCCTGGTGTACTTCGCCTGCTACTGGGCCTGGTTCGCGAGCGAGACCGCGACCGACCGCAACTACGTGGCCATCAAGGACATCGATCCCGGTTTCTGGGCCTGGATGCCGCCCGCGTTGCGGTCGCTCGGCGACTATTCGATGAACGTGCTCGACTTCCACGCCAACCTGGTGACGCCCAAGGACAAACCGCATCCCTGGGAGTCGAAGCCATGGACCTGGCCGATGGGGCTGCGGCCGATGCTCTACGCGTACGCGGGCGGCACGGACGCGACGGGCTGCGGCGAGTCGACCTGTGTGCGGGCGACGATGCTGATCGGGACGCCGGCGATGTGGTGGCTGGCGCTGCCGATGCTCGGCTGGAGCGTGTGGCGCTCGGTCTTCCGCGCGGACTGGCGCTACGCCGCCGTGCTCGTCGGCTACCTCGCCGGGTTCCTGCCGTGGTTCACCAACCTCGACCGCCAGATGTACTACTTCTACGCGACGCCGCTGGCGCCGTTCCTGGTACTCGGGTTGACGCTGGTCCTCGGGCAGATCCTCGGGAGCGCGAAACGCGGATTCGAGCGGCGGGGCACCGGCCTGCTCGTCGTCGCCCTCTACGTGGGCCTCGTCGTGGCCAACTTCGCCTGGTTGTGGCCGATCCTGAACGGCAACGCGATCACGAACGAGCACTGGAACGCCGAGTTGTGGCTTCCGTCCTGGAAGTGA
- a CDS encoding NADPH:quinone oxidoreductase family protein has product MRAVQVTEFGGPEVLNLVDLPDPVPGPGQRLVDVDRIGINYADTHQAENSYLAPSKLPLVPGGEIVGRTADGKRVVALLNGGGGYAERAVADDVTSYEVPDGVDDLTALSFIVQGTTASLLLRKSAHLEPGETVVVHAAAGGVGSIAVQLAKAWGASRVIATASSDEKRALALELGADFAIDSRAENMTDALREANGGKRVDIVLDMTGGTVTDQSIAALAPFGRLAFYGMASRENPKPIEARNLLGHSTTVAGMWLPHAFKLPGDVFGRALDELFELALAGRIRAVAGGEYALSDARAAHEALRSRGTMGKLLLDPTK; this is encoded by the coding sequence ATGCGCGCAGTACAGGTGACCGAGTTCGGCGGACCCGAGGTGCTCAACCTCGTCGACCTTCCCGATCCCGTCCCCGGTCCAGGTCAGCGGCTGGTCGACGTCGACCGGATCGGCATCAACTACGCCGATACCCACCAGGCGGAAAACTCGTACCTCGCACCGAGCAAGCTCCCGCTCGTCCCCGGCGGCGAGATCGTCGGCCGCACCGCCGACGGCAAGCGGGTCGTCGCGCTGCTCAACGGCGGTGGCGGCTATGCCGAACGCGCGGTGGCCGACGACGTCACCAGCTACGAGGTTCCCGACGGCGTCGACGACCTGACCGCGCTCTCCTTCATCGTCCAGGGCACCACGGCCTCGCTTCTGCTGCGCAAGAGCGCCCATCTCGAACCCGGCGAAACCGTCGTCGTGCACGCGGCCGCGGGCGGGGTCGGCTCCATCGCCGTGCAGCTGGCGAAAGCCTGGGGAGCGAGCCGGGTCATCGCCACCGCCAGCAGCGACGAAAAGCGCGCCCTCGCCCTCGAACTGGGCGCCGACTTCGCCATCGATTCGCGGGCCGAGAACATGACCGACGCGCTCCGCGAGGCGAACGGCGGCAAACGCGTCGACATCGTGCTCGACATGACCGGTGGCACGGTCACGGACCAGAGCATCGCGGCCCTCGCGCCGTTCGGCCGTCTCGCGTTCTACGGCATGGCCAGCCGCGAGAACCCGAAGCCGATCGAAGCCCGCAACCTCCTCGGGCACAGCACCACCGTGGCCGGGATGTGGCTGCCGCACGCTTTCAAACTCCCCGGCGACGTCTTCGGCCGCGCGCTCGACGAGCTTTTCGAGCTGGCTCTCGCCGGCCGGATCCGCGCTGTCGCCGGAGGCGAGTACGCGCTGTCCGACGCGCGCGCCGCCCACGAGGCCCTCCGCTCGCGCGGCACGATGGGCAAGCTCCTGCTGGACCCCACCAAGTAG
- a CDS encoding QsdR family transcriptional regulator — protein MGELASELGISRATLHRWVGGRDQLLGEILWSMTVEVFEARSSGKLGRGAEGIAELVGTFVRTVNGSKPFREFLRNEPERALRILTTKASVVQSRAIAKMREFLDEEVEAGRLTPPLPVEDLAYLLVRIGESFIYTDVITGDEPDAGKAHAAVTALLS, from the coding sequence ATGGGCGAGCTGGCGAGCGAGCTGGGGATCAGCCGGGCGACCCTGCACCGATGGGTCGGCGGCCGGGATCAGCTGCTCGGCGAAATCCTGTGGTCGATGACCGTGGAGGTCTTCGAAGCGCGGTCTTCCGGCAAGCTCGGGCGCGGCGCGGAAGGGATCGCGGAGCTCGTCGGCACCTTCGTCCGGACCGTGAACGGCTCGAAACCGTTCCGGGAGTTCCTGCGCAACGAGCCCGAGCGGGCACTGCGGATCCTGACGACCAAGGCCAGCGTGGTGCAGAGTCGCGCGATCGCGAAGATGCGCGAGTTTCTGGACGAAGAGGTCGAGGCCGGGCGGCTCACTCCGCCGCTGCCGGTCGAAGACCTGGCTTATCTGCTGGTGCGGATCGGCGAGTCCTTCATCTACACCGATGTCATCACCGGCGACGAACCCGACGCCGGCAAGGCACACGCGGCCGTGACGGCCTTGCTGTCCTAG
- a CDS encoding glycoside hydrolase family 25 protein produces the protein MLDPEGEHGVTLSHRESVTDWAAVRGADIRFASVTVTENTNWRDAAAERNLTGAQHAGIHTGARHYARPGAVHDQADHFVRTASALGAFAPGSLAPALEVEAPSVDDRFIKAWIKHVRHAARVERVLVYASLDCWTNRLRPDKWADSEVVLWLVRHNEIPGRPGWFHSRLGLHQHGFGDGLPGVDGPIAQDAVVYPFKLTDVLL, from the coding sequence TTGCTGGATCCGGAAGGCGAGCACGGCGTCACCCTGTCCCACCGTGAGTCGGTGACGGACTGGGCGGCGGTGCGCGGCGCCGATATCCGGTTCGCGTCGGTCACCGTCACCGAAAACACCAACTGGCGGGACGCCGCGGCGGAACGCAATCTGACCGGCGCGCAGCACGCCGGTATCCACACGGGCGCGCGGCACTACGCACGTCCTGGTGCCGTCCACGACCAAGCCGACCATTTCGTGCGGACGGCGAGCGCGCTCGGCGCCTTCGCGCCCGGTTCGCTCGCGCCCGCGCTCGAAGTGGAGGCGCCCAGCGTCGACGACCGGTTCATCAAGGCGTGGATCAAACACGTCAGGCATGCGGCGCGCGTCGAACGCGTCCTCGTGTACGCGAGCCTCGACTGCTGGACGAACCGGTTGCGGCCGGACAAGTGGGCGGACAGCGAAGTGGTGTTGTGGCTGGTCAGGCACAACGAGATCCCGGGGAGACCGGGATGGTTCCACTCGCGGCTGGGATTGCATCAGCACGGTTTCGGCGACGGCCTGCCCGGTGTGGACGGACCGATCGCGCAGGACGCGGTGGTCTATCCCTTCAAACTGACCGACGTGCTCTTGTAG
- a CDS encoding aminodeoxychorismate synthase component I: MRLMCRKLRTDVGPERALAVLGARAEKLGLAPPAALCGEWFSSRAVIALNASLTPVRDVAEAFSIPTRMPDVRDAVPGAVGGGWFGYLGYDLTDPSGRSGELPPAAWGWVDRVLRLDANGSWWFEALVPDGAPDPVAEVSAVESALAELPEATTWSSGPLARPLPSEHYDAVKACVHAIEAGELFQANICARFGGRFTGDPIALFAEGVRRLGARRAAFLAGDWGSVVSFSPELFLARHGRRVRSTPIKGTLPRRNPADEHLARRLRESTKDVAENVMITDLVRNDLGRVCATGSVRVPELLAVRPAPGVWHLESTVEGSLADGIDDAALLAATFPPGSVTGAPKIRALDLIAELEPTARGVYTGAIGLASPIAGLELNVAIRTFEIHEGTIALGVGGGITADSDSDAEWQECLHKSAPLEHLLG, translated from the coding sequence GTGCGGTTGATGTGCCGGAAGCTGCGGACCGACGTCGGGCCCGAACGGGCACTGGCGGTCCTCGGCGCACGCGCCGAGAAGCTCGGCCTCGCACCGCCCGCCGCGCTTTGCGGAGAGTGGTTCTCTTCGCGCGCGGTCATCGCGCTGAACGCTTCCCTGACTCCGGTCCGTGACGTGGCCGAAGCGTTCTCGATCCCCACTCGGATGCCGGACGTTCGTGACGCGGTGCCCGGCGCGGTCGGGGGCGGCTGGTTCGGTTACCTGGGGTACGACCTGACCGATCCGTCGGGCCGTTCCGGGGAGCTTCCGCCGGCCGCGTGGGGCTGGGTCGACCGGGTTCTCCGGCTGGACGCGAACGGGTCGTGGTGGTTCGAAGCCCTGGTTCCCGACGGTGCTCCGGATCCGGTCGCCGAGGTGTCCGCGGTGGAATCCGCGCTCGCCGAGCTTCCCGAGGCGACGACCTGGAGTTCCGGCCCGTTGGCACGGCCGCTTCCTTCGGAGCACTACGACGCCGTCAAGGCGTGTGTGCACGCGATCGAAGCCGGCGAGCTCTTCCAAGCGAACATCTGCGCTCGCTTCGGCGGCAGGTTCACGGGCGATCCGATCGCGTTGTTCGCCGAAGGCGTGCGTCGTCTGGGAGCCCGCCGGGCGGCGTTCCTCGCCGGAGACTGGGGCTCGGTCGTCTCGTTCTCTCCCGAGCTTTTCCTTGCCAGGCATGGACGACGCGTCCGGTCGACGCCGATCAAGGGCACCCTGCCGAGGCGGAACCCCGCTGACGAGCACCTCGCGCGACGGCTTCGGGAATCCACCAAGGACGTCGCCGAAAACGTGATGATCACCGATCTCGTCCGCAACGATCTCGGCCGGGTGTGCGCCACCGGCAGCGTCCGTGTCCCCGAGCTGCTCGCGGTCCGGCCCGCGCCGGGGGTCTGGCATCTGGAGTCCACTGTGGAGGGATCGCTCGCCGACGGGATCGACGACGCGGCGCTGCTGGCGGCCACGTTCCCGCCGGGTTCGGTGACGGGCGCGCCGAAGATCCGGGCGCTGGACCTGATCGCCGAGCTGGAGCCCACCGCGCGCGGCGTCTACACCGGTGCGATCGGGCTCGCTTCGCCGATCGCCGGCCTGGAACTGAACGTCGCGATCAGAACCTTCGAAATCCACGAAGGCACGATCGCGCTCGGAGTCGGCGGTGGGATCACCGCCGACTCCGACAGCGACGCGGAATGGCAGGAGTGCCTGCACAAGTCCGCTCCGCTGGAGCACCTGCTCGGCTAG
- a CDS encoding DUF3558 domain-containing protein has translation MSRWPYFLAVALLLTGCSGAIDGKAFREGSAPGASEAKYPRYEPPADGSGFSDQVLDQPLALPAKRGEEGCDWLESIKPDLQPLGLTSAKGVLSGCQFEFPNNKGAQVHAYSPFGWITQDSAVMEPVEIAGIKGRTYAFDPEPVTFCSVNMDVRAYASIAVDAYDVNSDEAGTRAEHCELAKKVAEVVLKKFVPLAGGKPAPSTVQEPAAGVLTNADICEVVKFTHTNYAGVNAGREGAQKGEGPLGPTCTHEVPYAKVVGMYTTGTGGLEAVPPNPGADVRNGQFGTLKARFEQTADACALSVQLSNGQVVQVDFVGKKKEAMPRTCVSAQLVLSVSMLGLITGDS, from the coding sequence ATGTCTCGTTGGCCGTATTTCCTGGCCGTCGCCCTGCTGCTCACCGGATGTTCCGGCGCCATCGACGGGAAGGCTTTCCGCGAGGGCTCGGCACCCGGCGCGAGCGAGGCGAAGTACCCGCGATACGAACCGCCCGCCGACGGGTCGGGGTTCAGCGATCAGGTGCTCGACCAGCCGCTGGCCCTGCCTGCGAAGCGCGGCGAAGAGGGCTGCGACTGGCTCGAGTCGATCAAGCCGGATCTGCAGCCGCTCGGTCTCACGAGTGCCAAGGGTGTGCTGAGCGGCTGTCAGTTCGAGTTCCCGAACAACAAGGGCGCGCAGGTGCACGCCTACAGCCCGTTCGGCTGGATCACGCAGGATTCGGCGGTGATGGAGCCGGTGGAGATCGCCGGGATCAAGGGCCGGACCTATGCCTTCGATCCGGAGCCGGTGACGTTCTGCTCGGTCAACATGGACGTCCGCGCCTACGCCTCGATCGCTGTCGACGCCTATGACGTCAACAGCGACGAAGCAGGCACGCGCGCCGAGCACTGCGAACTGGCGAAGAAGGTCGCCGAAGTGGTGCTGAAGAAATTCGTTCCGCTCGCCGGTGGCAAACCGGCGCCGAGCACCGTCCAGGAACCCGCGGCCGGTGTGCTGACGAACGCGGACATCTGCGAGGTCGTCAAGTTCACTCATACGAACTACGCCGGGGTCAACGCGGGCCGCGAAGGCGCACAGAAGGGCGAGGGGCCACTCGGGCCGACCTGTACTCACGAGGTCCCGTACGCGAAGGTCGTCGGGATGTACACGACGGGCACGGGCGGTCTCGAAGCCGTGCCGCCGAACCCGGGCGCGGACGTGCGGAACGGGCAGTTCGGCACGCTGAAGGCCAGGTTCGAGCAGACCGCGGACGCCTGTGCCCTGAGCGTCCAGCTGAGCAACGGCCAAGTCGTTCAGGTCGACTTCGTCGGCAAGAAGAAGGAAGCGATGCCGCGGACCTGCGTCTCCGCCCAGCTCGTCTTGTCGGTGTCGATGCTGGGGCTGATCACCGGGGACTCGTGA